The stretch of DNA TCAATCAACTTGGAGTGATACATTTTACTTTCTGCCTCTCTAACCACACCATTTATATCCTCGGACATATTATTTTTAGCAGCAATACCCATGGAAATACTCAGGGGCAAGGTTAATGTACTCTTTTTTTTACATTCTTTTTTAATCCTGGTAATAATTTCACTCCCCTTTTCTATTGTAGTGTTAGGCAGGGTAATGCTGAATTCATCTCCTCCCCAGCGACTTATGACATCACTCTTACGGAAGCAGGATTTTAAGACGCCGGCAATATTTCGCAAAAGGTTATCCCCTTGCTGGTGTCCAAAGGAATCATTAATCAATTTCAAATTGTTAACATCACCTATGATAATACTAATTGGCAACTTTCGTTTATTATCTAATCTTTTTAATTCTTCTTCAAAGTAGGCTCTGTTATACAAACCGGTTAATTTATCGTGAAAACTAAGATACCTGATTTTATCTTCATATTCTTTTCTTTTTGTGATATCCAGAATTATTCCGCGAAAACCATTAAAATCACCTGAATTATTCCCGTTAGTTGAGACATGAATCTCTACCGGTATTTTTATTTTACTTTTTCCTACCAGATAACACTCCTGAGGATATTCACTCTTTTTTAGAAAAAAATCTTTTAATTCAGAATTGGTTATATGAGTTCCGGGGACTGAAATGATTTGCCAGATATTCACTACATTAAATAATTCTTCTCTACTATAACCCAATATTTCAACGCCTCTCTGGTTCATATAGGTAATTTTGCCATTTTTCTCTGCTTCAAAAACTATTTCTGGCAACATCTCAGCCAAATCATGCAGTTTTTTTAAATCTTTTTTGGTTTGTATGAGCTCTTCATTGAGAAATTTTAATTCATTTTGTAAATTCCTATTCAAATTTTTTAACTCAACAATCTTGCTTTTCGCTTCACCAGGTATTGCTTTTTTCTCTGAAGATTGATTTACAGTATAAAGGCAAGCAGAATATTTATTTTTATGGATAGTTTTAAGATGAATTAACAAGGTATTTAATTCTGGATTATCAATTCTGTTAAATGTAATATCTACTGGAATAAACTGGTTCCTAAGTTTAAGATTAGTATTTATGTTCCCTGCTTCTTTTTGAAGATAAGCACTAAATTCGTCTTTCTTTTCTGGCTTTATAAAATTAAATAATGAATTATTTTTTAATTCTGTATGACTTCTTTGAAAGATTTGTGTTGATGCTGGATTAGCATTCAGTATTTCTCCATCCGGGTTGACTTCGATTATAGCATGAGGGTAGTTTTCAAAAAATAATGAGAAAGCATAATCTGAAAAATGGGTCTTTTGTAGCTTTTCTTTATTTTCCATATTTAATCCATTAAGCTCTTTTGATTTATATGAAACATTATAAATAAAAATTGAAAGGCTTTTAACAATATTTATCAGCTCTATTGAAATTAAATATATTATATATTATAAAACTATTAATACTATTTCGCAAATTAAAACATATTCAGCAATATCAGCATAAAAAAATATTAGAAAAATATTCCAGTGAATATCTTATTTGTTCTACTATTACAAAATATAAAATAAGATTATGATCTTATCTTATTGCCTGATAACCTAAAGACCATTTGCTGCAACGGTCACCCCAGCGGGCAATTATCTCTCCATCAACCTTAATTTCAATTACTTCACAATGATTGGGACATCCATCACATTCAAATCCGCTGGTCTGATAATCTCTATCGATTAGTTCAAATCCATAAAAAGCAGATTGGTGAGGATTTTGTTCCATTTCTTCTTTTGCCAGCAAGGCTGCGCCAATAGCACCCATAACCCTGTAGTATTCCGGAACAATGATTTCATGTCCCGTTTCTTTCCCAAAACTCCTTTTAATACCAGAATTAGCAGCTACCCCTCCCTGGAAAAAAATAGGAGGTGCTATCTTCTTCCCTTTTCCTACATTGTTGAGATAATTGCGTACCATTGCCTCACATAAACCGGCAATAATCTCTTCTTCTTTATAGCCCATTTGTTGTTTATGAACCATATCCGATTCGGCAAAGACGGTGCATCTGCCGGCAATCCTAACAGAACTGTTCGCCTTTAAGGCGTAATCCCCAAATTCCTCTATAGGAATACCGAGTCGGAAAGCCTGATGGTCCAGAAAGGAACCGGTACCAGCTGCACATATGGTGTTCATGGCAAAATCAACAACAACTCCATTTTGTAAAATAATTATTTTTGAATCCTGTCCGCCTATCTCAAAAATTGTACGCACCTGTGGATTAATATATAATGCCGCAACGGCATGGGCAGTAATCTCATTTTTTACTACATCTGCACCGGCCATGGCACCGGCAAGAACCCTTCCACTACCGGTTGTGCCAACACCAATTACTTCTAAAGATATCCCATGATTCTGTTCCTTAATCATAGAAAGACCTTTTTTAATCATCTTAATGGGTTGTCCCTGTGTTCTAAGGTAAACATCACTGACCACATTATTATATTCATCCAGTAAAACAAGGTCAGTACTGACTGCACCTACATCAATTCCTAAAAATGTCTTCATGATATCTTAATTTCCTTTCTTCTCATCTTAAGTAAATCAACAAATGCTTCTATGCGGGTATTAAGACCTTCTTCTCCGGTTTGTTCATCATATGTTAAGTTAAGGACTGGAAAATCCAAATCCTCACTAACTTTTTTTAAAATACTTTCAGCAACTATTTCCGGCATGCAGGTAAATGGTACTACCTGGATTGCACCATCAAGACCTTCCCGGTTTGCCAATACTACATTACCAACAGTAGTTTGCCCTTCACCACCTACCGAATGTGCTAAATATTGATATGCCGCTTCTTCAATTTCTTTTTCTTCTTTAAAACTCTCTTTAAAAATATTTAGTTTCATTATAGGGGAAATCCATGCTTCAATGGAATTTTTGCGAACTACTTCAACCCCCAGGTAACCAAGCTTCTCTTCCAAATGATGGTTCACAAAAGGTTCCAGTGATACATAAAATTCCCCTACCAGGGCTATTTTGGTAATATTTTTTTTATTGTAATTCGTAATTTCCTCAAATTTTTTAAATGTATCTTCTCTAATTTGTTCCAGACTTTCCTTGTCTTTAGCAAATTTAATTTTTTTAAGACTTTCTAACAATATTCGAGAGGAGGCACCTTTTTGCTTTTCCCGGGGTCGGACTTGCAATACCTTATTCTCTAATTCTTCTGCCAATAAAACTTGCTGCCAGGCAAATTTACACTGATTTAACATGTATGACCAGCTTTTCCCGTTACGTAAAATATTGATATTGTCCCATAACATTTTCCAGTTGCTTCCCCTGGGGAGCTCCATGATAATCATGCGAAAATCATACCCCAGATCAATGAGAATATCCCTCTGTACCTGGGCATAATAACCAAAACGGCATGGCCCCCAGCCTCCGGCCATTATGATACCTTCAGCTCCAAGTTCTATTACTTCTATCATATTG from Atribacterota bacterium encodes:
- a CDS encoding acyl-CoA dehydratase activase; translated protein: MKTFLGIDVGAVSTDLVLLDEYNNVVSDVYLRTQGQPIKMIKKGLSMIKEQNHGISLEVIGVGTTGSGRVLAGAMAGADVVKNEITAHAVAALYINPQVRTIFEIGGQDSKIIILQNGVVVDFAMNTICAAGTGSFLDHQAFRLGIPIEEFGDYALKANSSVRIAGRCTVFAESDMVHKQQMGYKEEEIIAGLCEAMVRNYLNNVGKGKKIAPPIFFQGGVAANSGIKRSFGKETGHEIIVPEYYRVMGAIGAALLAKEEMEQNPHQSAFYGFELIDRDYQTSGFECDGCPNHCEVIEIKVDGEIIARWGDRCSKWSLGYQAIR
- a CDS encoding diguanylate cyclase, with protein sequence MENKEKLQKTHFSDYAFSLFFENYPHAIIEVNPDGEILNANPASTQIFQRSHTELKNNSLFNFIKPEKKDEFSAYLQKEAGNINTNLKLRNQFIPVDITFNRIDNPELNTLLIHLKTIHKNKYSACLYTVNQSSEKKAIPGEAKSKIVELKNLNRNLQNELKFLNEELIQTKKDLKKLHDLAEMLPEIVFEAEKNGKITYMNQRGVEILGYSREELFNVVNIWQIISVPGTHITNSELKDFFLKKSEYPQECYLVGKSKIKIPVEIHVSTNGNNSGDFNGFRGIILDITKRKEYEDKIRYLSFHDKLTGLYNRAYFEEELKRLDNKRKLPISIIIGDVNNLKLINDSFGHQQGDNLLRNIAGVLKSCFRKSDVISRWGGDEFSITLPNTTIEKGSEIITRIKKECKKKSTLTLPLSISMGIAAKNNMSEDINGVVREAESKMYHSKLIDKQTTDNSIINSLEKALQERKYETKEYRQSFIDCAAQFGRLLKLGKKEMKDLRLLAMICDIGKIAISEEIIMKKGWLSETEWQEMKKHPEIGFRIARTSPELAHIANEILHHHEFWNGKGYPNSLKGTQIPLLSRIIHIVNAYQAMIHERPYRRALSKKEAVRELEKGKGIQFDPELITKFVAMVA
- a CDS encoding CoA protein activase, whose protein sequence is MKLALPRLGNIDVICETIITDMGNELIETPLNSKRTMDLGVKYSPEYCCLPLKIALGNMIEVIELGAEGIIMAGGWGPCRFGYYAQVQRDILIDLGYDFRMIIMELPRGSNWKMLWDNINILRNGKSWSYMLNQCKFAWQQVLLAEELENKVLQVRPREKQKGASSRILLESLKKIKFAKDKESLEQIREDTFKKFEEITNYNKKNITKIALVGEFYVSLEPFVNHHLEEKLGYLGVEVVRKNSIEAWISPIMKLNIFKESFKEEKEIEEAAYQYLAHSVGGEGQTTVGNVVLANREGLDGAIQVVPFTCMPEIVAESILKKVSEDLDFPVLNLTYDEQTGEEGLNTRIEAFVDLLKMRRKEIKIS